The Nerophis lumbriciformis linkage group LG15, RoL_Nlum_v2.1, whole genome shotgun sequence genome window below encodes:
- the LOC133615759 gene encoding relaxin-3 receptor 1-like — MAEDNQSLGSNRTASDLFRQLEDVDVSADGSPLLRVLICCVYSVVCAAGLLGNLLVFFLLGARQERRTSRLDFFVLNLALTDFQFVLTLPFWAVDTARDFSWPFGDAMCKAVLSVTVMNMYASVFFLTAMSVIRYLALASALPHTCARSSYFSDRCACAVIWTLATVATLPTAVFSTVSHVSGENLCLLKFPGGQDWLAVYHLHKILVGFVVPVCVVSVSYVMLLRLIHTRSMKTSNPRRRSRVTKSVTIVVLSFFLCWMPNHAITLWSVLVKLNAANWDRTYYVVHTYVFPLTVCLAHANSCLNPVIYCLMRPEFRTRLKRLLHRGDTPTVSDRA; from the coding sequence ATGGCTGAAGACAACCAAAGTCTTGGTTCCAACCGGACCGCGTCGGACCTTTTCAGGCAGTTGGAGGACGTGGACGTGTCGGCGGACGGGAGTCCTCTCCTCCGAGTCCTCATCTGCTGCGTCTACTCCGTGGTGTGCGCCGCGGGTCTGCTGGGCAACCTGCTGGTCTTCTTCCTGCTGGGCGCCCGGCAGGAGCGCAGGACGTCCAGGTTGGATTTCTTCGTGCTCAACTTGGCGCTCACCGACTTCCAGTTCGTGCTGACGCTGCCCTTCTGGGCGGTGGACACGGCGCGGGACTTCAGCTGGCCGTTCGGGGACGCCATGTGCAAGGCGGTGCTGTCCGTCACCGTCATGAACATGTACGCCAGCGTCTTCTTCCTCACCGCCATGAGCGTCATCAGGTACCTGGCGCTGGCGTCCGCGCTGCCGCACACCTGCGCACGCAGCTCCTACTTCTCCGACCGCTGCGCGTGCGCGGTGATCTGGACGCTCGCCACCGTGGCCACGTTACCGACGGCGGTGTTCTCCACCGTCAGCCACGTCTCCGGGGAGAACCTGTGCCTGCTCAAGTTCCCCGGCGGCCAGGACTGGCTGGCGGTCTACCACCTCCACAAGATCCTGGTGGGCTTCGTGGTGCCCGTCTGCGTGGTGTCCGTCAGCTACGTCATGCTGCTGCGCCTCATCCACACCAGGAGCATGAAGACCAGCAACCCCCGGCGGAGGTCAAGGGTCACCAAGTCCGTCACCATCGTCGTCCTGTCCTTCTTCCTGTGCTGGATGCCCAACCACGCCATCACGCTGTGGAGCGTCCTGGTCAAGCTGAACGCGGCCAACTGGGACCGGACGTACTACGTGGTGCACACCTACGTGTTCCCGCTCACCGTGTGCCTGGCGCACGCCAACAGCTGCCTCAACCCCGTCATCTACTGCCTCATGCGGCCCGAGTTCAGGACCAGGCTGAAGCGGCTCCTCCACCGCGGGGACACGCCAACAGTTAGCGACCGTGCGTAA